A window of the Loxodonta africana isolate mLoxAfr1 chromosome 3, mLoxAfr1.hap2, whole genome shotgun sequence genome harbors these coding sequences:
- the PIGV gene encoding GPI mannosyltransferase 2 isoform X1, with amino-acid sequence MWPLDPSRKEVLRFAVGCRVLTLVLQALFNAIIPDHHAEAFCPPRLAPSGSVDQLVEVLLGGLSHWDAEHFLFIAEHGYLYEHNFAFFPGFPLVLLVGAELLLRPLRGLLSLRSCLLISVALLNSVFFVLAAVALHDLGCLVLHSPRQAFYTALLFCLSPANVFLTAGYSEALFALLTFSAMGQLERSRSWTSGLLFALATGVRSNGLVNIGFLVHAQCRGFFSSLKVESALRQLVKLAASVFLSVFILGLPFVLFQYYAYTQFCLPGSAQPIPEPLLQLAVNKGYRTADGNEPPWCSWNFPLIYSFIQDVYWNVGFLRYYELRQVPNFLLAAPVAILVAWATWTYVTTHPWLCLTLGLQRNKKTLEKPDHGFLSPQVFVYLVHAVVLLLFGGLCMHVQVLTRFLCSSSPIVYWFSAHLLQNQEPLLRSLETVPWKPLAGDSPPAQKVPRNPIKGLLYNWKTCSPVTRYILGYFLTYWLLGLLLHCNFLPWT; translated from the exons ATGTGGCCCCTGGACCCATCCCGGAAAGAGGTACTGCGGTTTGCAGTCGGCTGTCGAGTCCTGACTCTGGTGCTTCAG GCCCTGTTCAACGCCATCATCCCAGATCACCATGCGGAAGCCTTCTGCCCTCCTCGCCTGGCCCCCTCGGGCTCTGTGGACCAACTTGTGGAAGTTCTTCTGGGTGGCCTGTCTCACTGGGATGCTGAGCACTTCCTGTTCATTGCTGAGCATGGCTACCTGTATGAGCACAACTTTGCCTTCTTCCCTGGTTTTCCCCTGGTCCTGCTGGTGGGGGCTGAACTGCTGCTGAGACCCCTGCGGGGGTTACTGAGCCTGCGGAGTTGCTTGCTAATTTCAGTAGCATTGCTCAACTCCGTGTTCTTCGTGTTGGCAGCAGTGGCACTTCACGACCTGGGCTGTCTGGTTTTGCACAGTCCCCGCCAGGCCTTCTACACAGCGCTGCTCTTCTGCCTCAGCCCTGCCAATGTCTTTCTGACAGCTGGTTACTCAGAAGCTCTGTTTGCCCTCCTGACATTCAGCGCCATGGGGCAGCTGGAGAGGAGCCGAAGCTGGACTAGTGGACTCCTCTTTGCCCTTGCCACTGGTGTACGCTCCAACGGGCTGGTCAACATTGGGTTCCTTGTGCATGCCCAGTGTCGAggctttttctcttctcttaagGTGGAGAGTGCCCTGAGGCAGCTCGTTAAGCTGGCGGCCTCTGTGTTCCTGTCAGTGTTCATACTTGGCCTTCCTTTTGTCCTATTTCAGTATTACGCCTACACCCAGTTCTGTCTACCAGGCTCAGCCCAGCCCATCCCTGAGCCCTTGCTGCAGTTAGCTGTGAATAAGGGCTACCGTACTGCCGATGGAAATGAGCCACCTTGGTGCTCCTGGAACTTTCCCCTAATATACAGTTTTATCCAGGATGTCTACTGGAATGTTGGCTTTTTGAGATACTATGAACTCAGGCAAGTGCCCAATTTTCTACTGGCTGCGCCAGTGGCTATACTGGTTGCCTGGGCGACTTGGACATACGTGACCACCCACCCTTGGCTCTGCCTTACACTTGGGCTGCAAAGGAACAAGAAGACCCTAGAGAAGCCTGATCATGGATTCCTCAGTCCTCAGGTGTTTGTGTACCTGGTCCatgctgtagtgctgctgctgtttgGAGGTCTGTGCATGCATGTTCAG GTTCTCACCAGGTTTTTGTGCTCGTCCTCTCCTATTGTGTACTGGTTTTCAGCTCACCTGCTTCAGAATCAAGAGCCATTGCTGAGGTCCCTAGAGACTGTACCTTGGAAGCCTCTTGCCGGGGACTCCCCACCAGCACAAAAGGTCCCCAGAAATCCTATCAAGGGACTTTTGTACAACTGGAAAACCTGTTCCCCAGTTACACGATACATTCTAGGCTACTTCCTGACTTACTGGCTCCTGGGACTACTCCTGCATTGCAACTTCCTGCCTTGGACATGA
- the PIGV gene encoding GPI mannosyltransferase 2 isoform X2, which yields MWPLDPSRKEVLRFAVGCRVLTLVLQALFNAIIPDHHAEAFCPPRLAPSGSVDQLVEVLLGGLSHWDAEHFLFIAEHGYLYEHNFAFFPGFPLVLLVGAELLLRPLRGLLSLRSCLLISVALLNSVFFVLAAVALHDLGCLVLHSPRQAFYTALLFCLSPANVFLTAGYSEALFALLTFSAMGQLERSRSWTSGLLFALATGVRSNGLVNIGFLVHAQCRGFFSSLKVESALRQLVKLAASVFLSVFILGLPFVLFQYYAYTQFCLPGSAQPIPEPLLQLAVNKGYRTADGNEPPWCSWNFPLIYSFIQDVYWNVGFLRYYELRQVPNFLLAAPVAILVAWATWTYVTTHPWLCLTLGLQRNKKTLEKPDHGFLSPQVFVYLVHAVVLLLFGGLCMHVQLTCFRIKSHC from the exons ATGTGGCCCCTGGACCCATCCCGGAAAGAGGTACTGCGGTTTGCAGTCGGCTGTCGAGTCCTGACTCTGGTGCTTCAG GCCCTGTTCAACGCCATCATCCCAGATCACCATGCGGAAGCCTTCTGCCCTCCTCGCCTGGCCCCCTCGGGCTCTGTGGACCAACTTGTGGAAGTTCTTCTGGGTGGCCTGTCTCACTGGGATGCTGAGCACTTCCTGTTCATTGCTGAGCATGGCTACCTGTATGAGCACAACTTTGCCTTCTTCCCTGGTTTTCCCCTGGTCCTGCTGGTGGGGGCTGAACTGCTGCTGAGACCCCTGCGGGGGTTACTGAGCCTGCGGAGTTGCTTGCTAATTTCAGTAGCATTGCTCAACTCCGTGTTCTTCGTGTTGGCAGCAGTGGCACTTCACGACCTGGGCTGTCTGGTTTTGCACAGTCCCCGCCAGGCCTTCTACACAGCGCTGCTCTTCTGCCTCAGCCCTGCCAATGTCTTTCTGACAGCTGGTTACTCAGAAGCTCTGTTTGCCCTCCTGACATTCAGCGCCATGGGGCAGCTGGAGAGGAGCCGAAGCTGGACTAGTGGACTCCTCTTTGCCCTTGCCACTGGTGTACGCTCCAACGGGCTGGTCAACATTGGGTTCCTTGTGCATGCCCAGTGTCGAggctttttctcttctcttaagGTGGAGAGTGCCCTGAGGCAGCTCGTTAAGCTGGCGGCCTCTGTGTTCCTGTCAGTGTTCATACTTGGCCTTCCTTTTGTCCTATTTCAGTATTACGCCTACACCCAGTTCTGTCTACCAGGCTCAGCCCAGCCCATCCCTGAGCCCTTGCTGCAGTTAGCTGTGAATAAGGGCTACCGTACTGCCGATGGAAATGAGCCACCTTGGTGCTCCTGGAACTTTCCCCTAATATACAGTTTTATCCAGGATGTCTACTGGAATGTTGGCTTTTTGAGATACTATGAACTCAGGCAAGTGCCCAATTTTCTACTGGCTGCGCCAGTGGCTATACTGGTTGCCTGGGCGACTTGGACATACGTGACCACCCACCCTTGGCTCTGCCTTACACTTGGGCTGCAAAGGAACAAGAAGACCCTAGAGAAGCCTGATCATGGATTCCTCAGTCCTCAGGTGTTTGTGTACCTGGTCCatgctgtagtgctgctgctgtttgGAGGTCTGTGCATGCATGTTCAG CTCACCTGCTTCAGAATCAAGAGCCATTGCTGA